Below is a window of Lebetimonas sp. JH292 DNA.
TACCGATGAAGAAAATTTTATAAACGGGGCTGAAATATTAGCGCCTAATGCAGAAGAGATTATAGGAATAATAAGTGCTGCCCTTGCAGGAGAGATGGATAAAGACACACTGCTTAAAGCAGTATTTCCTCATCCAACTTTCTCAGAATCAATTGACAGAGTTTTAAGGAGGGTTAAATAATGGCCATACCAGTTAATGAAGTTAAAAATTTAAGTGTTGATGAAGTAGCAAAAAAATTTGAAACGGATTTGCAAAAAGGACTTAGCGAAGAAGAAGCTAAAAAAAGACTAAAACAATATGGATAGAATGAAATCCCCGAATATAAAGAGCCACTGTGGCACAGAATTTTCAGGAGATTCTGGGGACCAATTCCTTGGATGATTGAAATTGCGGCTATTCTTAGTGCGCTTGTTCACAGATGGGAAGATTTTACTATTATTATGATAATGCTTTTTGTAAATGCGGGGCTTGATTTTTATCAGGAGCACAAAGCCTTAAACGCAATAGAAGTATTAAAGAAAAAATTAGCAAGAAAAGCACTGGTTCTCAGAGATGGCAATTGGCAGGAAATTTTAGCCAAAGAACTGGTCCCCGGAGATATTATAAAAATAAAAATAGGTGACATTATCCCGGCCGATGTAAAATTAACAGGCGGAGGTGATTATATTTCGGTTGACCAATCTGCCCTAACAGGTGAGAGTCTGCCCGTAAATAAAAAACCGGCAGATGTGGCTTATTCCAATTCTATTATAAAACAGGGTGAAATGATAGCAATTGTAGTTGGAACCGCTCTTAACACATATTTTGGGAAAACAGTAAAACTGGTGGAAAAAGCCCAGGAAAAACAAAGAAGCCATTTTCAAAAGATGGTAATAAAAGTTGGAAACTTTTTGATAATTATTACTGTATTTTTAGTAGGTATTATTATCTTTGCCGGCATTAAAAGGGGTGACCCTATTTTTGATTTGCTTGAATTTTCACTGGTTTTGACAGTTGCGGCAATTCCGGTAGCCCTTCCTACAGTTTTAACGGTTGTAATGGCAGTGGGGGCTTTGAACCTTGCCAGAAAACAGGCAATTGTTTCAAGACTTGCGGCTATTGAAGAAATGGCGGGAATGGATGTATTGTGTTCTGATAAGACGGGAACACTTACACAAAACAAAATGAGCGTAGGAAATATTTACACAGAAGACGGGCATACGCAAGAAGAAGTGATTACTTACGCAGTATTGGCAAGTAAAAAAGAAAACAACGACCCGATTGAAAAACCTATTTTTGAATGGGCAGACAAAAACAATTTAAAAATTCCAGAATTTACATTAGAAAAATTTATTCCATTTGACCCTGTAAGAAAAAGAACAGAAAGCTATTTAAAATTAGATAATAAAGAAATGATAGTTACAAAAGGTGCCCCTCAGGTTATTATTGAAATGTGCAATTTAACCGACGATGAGAAGAAAAAAGCTTACGCTAAAGTTGAAGGATTCGCTGAAGATGGATTTAGAACGCTTGGTGTGGCCTATAAAACAAAAGAGGAAAACAGCTTTAATTTTGTAGGTCTAATTCCTCTGTTTGACCCGCCTAGAGTTGACAGTAAAGAGGCAATTGAAGAAGCAAAAGCAAAAGGCGTTGAAGTTAAAATGGTAACGGGTGATAATGTTGCCGTAGCAAAATATATAGCAAGAATTTTGGGAATTGGAGAAAATATATATTCTATAAGAGACCTTAAAAACGAAAAAAACGACGAATATATAATACTTTCCGAAGTAATTTCAAAAGCACTCTTGAAAGCTATGAATCTAAGTGATGAGGAAGTTAATGAAAAAGTAAAAGAAATAGTAAAACTTGTAAAAGAAGAGATAGAAAAATCAAGAAAGCTTGTTAAAGGCTCTGTTAAAAGACATGAAAGTGAAATTATAAAAATTATTGAAGAAGCAAACGGTTTTGCAGAAGTATTTCCTGAAGATAAATATTTTATAGTGGATGAGCTTCAAAAAGCAGACCATATCGTAGGTATGACGGGAGACGGTGTAAATGACGCACCGGCCCTGCGTAAAGCCGATACAGGTATTGCGGTAAGCGGTGCAACAGATGCGGCAAGAGCGGCTGCTGATATTATTCTTATGGCTCCTGGACTTAAAGTTATTGTAGACGCAATTAAGGAAGCCAGAATTACATTTGAAAGAATGAAAAGTTATACTGTTTTTAGAATTGCCGAAACACTAAGGGTAATATTCTTTATGACACTGGCTATTGTTCTATTTAATATTTATCCTGTTACAGCTTTAATGCTTATTATTTTAGCCCTTTTGAATGATATTCCAATTTTGGCAATTGCATATGATAATACAAAAGTTCGTGAAAAACCGGTACGTTGGGATATGCATGAGATACTGATTCTTTCCAGCTGGCTTGGAATTGCAGGAGTGCTTAGCAGCTTTTTATTTTTTTATCTTTTAATGGCTTATTTACAATATCATCCAGACACTCCATTTTTTATGCCTATGGTGCCTGAGTGGGTAAATATACACGATCCTAAAAGTTATCTCGGATTTGTTCAGGCTGCATTTTTTGCAAAACTTGTAATTGCTGGACACGGAACAATTTACAATACGCGTATTGACGACTGGTTTTATAAAAAACCGTATCCTAGCGCAATACTTTTTGGTGCAACAATTTCAACAAGAATAATTGGAACAATTATTTCAATTTATGGATTTGGACTTATGACACCTATCGGATGGGCATGGGGGCTTTTTGTATGGATTTATGCAATAGTTTGGTTTATTTTTAACGATGCAGTTAAAATGGCTGTAATTAAATATTACAGAAAAATGAAAGGTGAAGAAATTTTATGATTCCAATAGATTTATTATATTTTTTAATAATTCTGTCTTTTTCTTTTCTTACAGGACTTGAGCTTAAAACATATAAATTATCAAAACAGGTTCAAAAGCCCCATTTCGGCTCTGCCAGAACTTCCACTTTTATAGGAATTTTAGGCTTTGCTTTTTATAAAATTAATATAAATCTTTATATTTTAGGATATTTTTCTTTAACTCTCCTTTATGCGATTCATTATTATTTTAAAAACCAAAATTTAAGAACTTCAATTCTTTCTTTTTTGGTAATTTCACTTGTTTACTCTTTTTCAGGACTTTTATTTACTACCAAAAATATATGGTCTATAGCTATAATTTTTGTTTCAATTGTATTTATTTTAAATTATAAATCACACACCAAAAATATTTTTTCGCAAATAAATCAAAATGAAATAGAAACTTTTGGAAAATTCATTCTTTTAAGTGCGGTTATTTTACCTGTTTTACCAAAAAATCCTTTACCGTTTATTGGTATTTCAGCTTTTAAAATATGGCTTGTAGTTGTAATAATTTCTGCAATTTCATATTTCAGTTATATCGCACAGAAATTTCTTTTTAAAAACAAATCCTTTTTAATTACAGGTATTTTCGGAGGTCTTTATTCTTCCACCGCCACAACGGTGGTTCTTTCTAAAAAAGCTTTTAGTATTAATGCAAAAGACAATGTGCTGAGTATTATAAATTCATCCATTATTTTAGCAACTTCTATGATGTATTTAAGACTTTTAGTAATTGCTTTTATCTTTAATCAAAATATTTTTTATAAACTTTTAATGCCTTTTTTAATTTTTTCTTTAACTGGAATTATTATTTCTTTTTTTCTTTATAAATCAAATCTAAATATTGAAGCTCCTATTGATGATAGAAACCCTTTAGAACTTGGTACAGCTTTTGTGTTTGCAATTCTTTTTGTTTTTATGATTTTAATTACAAAGTTTGTAACAATCCATTATGGTAATTTGGGGCTAAAAATTCTTTCATTTATTGTGGGATTTACGGATATAGACCCGTTTATTTTATCGTTAATCACAGGCAAAATCTCCATTAATATAAATGAAATTGCAAGCGCAGTTATAATAGCGGCAGGAAGCAATAATATTTTAAAAGCTTTGTATTCATATATTTTTAGCAAAAAAATCACTTTTTTAGCAAGCATTTTTTTAATTATTTTAGGAATTATTACTATAATTTACGGTATTATAATTTAATTTAAGCAATACTTAAGAAAAAAAGCGTTACAATAAATAAAACTTTTAAGGAGCGGGAGATGAAAAAATATATCCCGGCAGATGTGCCGATAGGTAAAAAAGAGGAATTTCTAAAAAATTTTTTAGAAATTACAAACAATACCGGAAGACTTATGCTTTTTGCAGGAGACCAGAAAATTGAACATTTGAATAATGATTTTTACGGCGAAGGAATATCGCAGGACGACAATAATCCAGAACATTTATTTAAAATAGCAGCAAACGCAAAAATAGGAGTTTTTGCCACTCAGTTCGGACTGATTACAAGATATGCAAATCTTTATCCTGATGTGCCTTATTTAGTAAAACTAAATTCAAAAACAAATATAATCCCCTATTCTGCAAAAGACCCGTATTCAAAACAGATGATTGATATGAAAAATGTGATTGAACTTAAAAACGATATGGGAGTTAATATAAAAGGTGTTGGATATACCGTTTATCTGGGAAGCGAATATGAAAGGGAAATGTTAAGCGAAGCGGCTAAAATAGTACATGATGCCCACAAAAACGCAATGATTGCTGTTTTATGGATGTATCCAAAAGGAAAATTTGTAAAAGACGAGCACGACCCTCATATAATAGCAGGGGCTGCAGGTGTAGCCGCATGTCTCGGGGCTGATTTTGCAAAAGTCAAAGTGCCTTACAAAAATGGAAAATTCAAACCTGAACTTTTAAAAGAAGCAACTTCTGCTGCAGGAAATACCGGAGTATTATGCGAAGGCGGTAAAAAAATAGACGAAACAGAATTTTTAAAAGAATTATATGCCCAAATTCATATAGGCGGTTCCAGGGGAAACGGGACAGGAAGAAATATACATCAAAGACCAATAGATGAAGCTATAAAAATGGCAAATGCAATTTATGCAATAACATGCGAAAACAAATCAGTAGAAGATGCAATAAAAATTTTAAGGAGAAGAAAATGAGTGAATTTATAAAATGGTTCAGTGAAATTGGAATTAAAGATGTGGATGAAGTGGGAGGTAAAAACGCAAGTTTAGGTGAAATGTATAACCATCTGACACCTCTTGGTGTAAATGTCCCAAACGGATTTGCTGTAACTGCAAGCGCTTATAGACATTATTTAGAAAAAAATAATTTAAACGAGCCTTTAGCCCAGCTATTTAAAAATTTCAATCCTGACAATATTGATGAACTTAAAAAAGTGGGTAAAACTGCAAGAAATCTGATAATGAAAGCCAAAATTCCTGAAGATTTGAAAAAAGAGATTTTAGAAAATTACCACAAACTTCAAGAGCAATACGGAGAAGATGTAAGCTTAGCCGTAAGAAGCTCCGCCACTGCGGAAGATTCACCAACTGCTTCATTTGCCGGGCAAAATGAAACATATCTTAATATAAAAGGCGAAGATAATCTGCTTTGGGCATATAAAATGTGTATCGCTTCTAATTTTACAGACAGAAGTATAAGTTATAAATATACCCACGATTTCGACCCACTTAAAGTATATCTTTCAGTCGTTATTATGAAAATGGTAAGAAGTGACTTGGGAAGCAGCGGAGTAATGTTCAGTATTGATACAGAAACAGGATTTAGAGATGTTGTATTTATTAATGCTGCCTGGGGGCTTGGGGAAAATGTGGTCCAGGGAACTATAAATCCGGACAGCTTTTTTGTGCATAAACCGACTTTTAAAAAAGGGAAAAAGGCGGTTTTAAAAAGAAAATTAGGTGAAAAAGAAAAAATGATGGTGTTTAGCAAAACACTTGAAACTGCAAATCTGGCAGAACAGTTTACAAAAAACCTTAAAACACCTATAGAAAAAAGAAGAAGATTTGCTATTTCTGATGAAGAAGTACTTAAACTTGCAGACTGGGCTATAAAAATAGAAGAACATTATTCCGAAGTAAACAATCATTACACACCTATGGATATGGAATGGGCAAAAGACGGGATAGATGAAAAACTTTATATGGTTCAGGCAAGACCTGAAACAGTTCATTCCCAGGAAAAGGCGACAGAATTTGAAATATACAAACTGCTTGAAAAAGGTAAAGTGCTTCTGACAGGAAATGCCGTGGGAGAAAAAATAGGAGCTGGGAAAGTATGTATTATGCATTCAATGGCAGAGGCCGATAAATTTGAAAAAGGGGATGTTTTAGTAGCACCTACAACAAGCCCAGACTGGGAACCTGTTATGAAAATAGCAAGTGCAATTATCACAGAAACAGGAGGGAGAACTTGCCACGCTGCAATTGTGAGTCGTGAGCTTGGAAAACCTGCAATCGTAGGGGCAAAAAATGCGACTAAAATATTAAAAGACAACCAACCGGTAACAGTCAGCTGCTCTGAAGGGGAAGTTGGAAAAGTATATGATGGAATACTTAAATTTCAAGTGGAAAAAGTTGATATTTCAAAGCTTCCTCGTCCAAAAACAAAAATTATGATGAATTTAGGAAATCCGGAACTGGCATTTTCACTTGCCAAACTTCCTGTTGACGGAATAGGACTAGCCAGAATGGAATTTATTATTACAAATTACATAAAAGCACACCCTATGGCGATCAAACATACGGAATTACTCAGTGAAACCGAAAGAGCTTTAATTGATGAACTTGCCTTTCCTTTTGACGGAGATGCCCAGGACTTCTTTATAAAAACATTAAGTGAGGGTGTGGCGACTCTTGCAGCAAGCGTTTATCCTAAAAAATGTATTGTCAGAATGAGCGATTTTAAATCAAATGAATATGCTAATCTGTTAGGGGGAAGGCATTTTGAACCTGTAGAAGACAATCCAATGCTCGGATTCCGCGGGGCCGCCAGATATACGCATCCGAATTATAAAGAAGGGTTTGAGCTTGAATGTCTTGCTATGAAAAGGGCAATCTGTGAGATGGGATTTGAAAACATTGTTTTAATGATACCGTTTTGCAGAAGAATCGATGAGGCAAAAAGGGTAAAAGAGGCAATGATTCAAAACGGTTTGGGTAATGTGCCTATTTATATGATGTGTGAAATACCAAACAATGTAATCCAGATAGATAAATTCCTTGAAATTTACGACGGAATAAGTATTGGAACAAACGATTTAACACAGTTAACTTTAGGGGTTGACAGAGATTCTCAAATAGTTGCTTTCGATTATGATGAAAGGGACGAGGGTGCAAAAAAGATGGTCAAAATGGCGGTTGACGGAGCAAAAAGACACAACAAATATAACGGCCTTTGCGGTCAGGCACCAAGCGATTACCCTGATTTTGCAGAATTTTTAGTCAATATCGGAATTGAAAGTATGAGTTTAAACCCGGATAGCGTATTGAAAATTATAAAAGATATCGCTGAAATGGAGCAAAAATGATACTAAAAAAACAAGCTTACGAAGAATCTCATGGTGCAGCAAAAATAGTAACAGGTTCTATGCATATCTTAGATACTGTAAAAAGCAGGGTTTTGATAGATGCAGGTATGTTTCAGGGACATGATGAATATAAAAATTTCGAACCTTTAGGATTTAATCCTAAAGAAATTGACGCTTTATTTTTAACACATGCCCACTTAGACCATGTGGGAAGAATTCCTCTTCTTTACAAATACGGATTTAAAGGAGAGGTTTTTGCACACCCGGCTACATTTGACATAGCAAAAATTGTTTTACTTGATGCTGCAAAACTTCAGGAAGAGGATTACGAAACAAAATTTAAAAAAGCCCAGAGAAAAGGTAAAGAAAAATTAATTAGAAAACCTCTTTACACCGTTGATGAAGTAAAATCTATTTTTAAAAAAATGAAAAAAAGAAAAATAGAATATAATAAAAGTTTTAAATATAAAAATTTAAAAGTAAAATATAAAGATGCCGGACATATACTGGGAAGTAGTTTTATTGAATTTACTTTTGAAGAATTCGGACTTAAAAAAAGAGTAGTTTTCAGCGGGGATTTGGGAAACAAAAACAACAATATTTTACCTCCTCTTGAAAAACCGACATATGCAGACGCCCTGTTTATTGAATCAACTTACGGAGACAGACTTCATAAGAGTTTTGAAGAGAGCAAAACGGAATTCAAAAAAGCGGTTATTCAAACACTTATGAACGGCGGAAATGTATTAATTCCGACATTTGCAATAGAAAGGGCCCAGCAGATTTTATGCCTGCTTAAAGAAATGAGCGATGAAAAATCTCTTCCAAAAGATGCAAAAGTGTTTCTTGATTCTCCAATGGCGGATAAAGTAACCTCTGTTTATAAAAAATGGCATAAATTACTTAAAAAAAGCTGCCAAAAATATAAAAACCATCCATTTGAATTTAAACAGCTGCGTTTTGTAAAAGATGTGGAAGAGTCAAAAAAAATTAATGATATTGAAAGAGGCTGTGTAATTTTGGCCGGAAGCGGTATGTGCAACGGAGGAAGAATACTTCATCATTTCAAACACAGAATCTGGAATCCGAGAAACGCTGTTATTTTTGTAGGTTACCAGGCGGTAGGAACACTCGGGAGAGATATGATAGACGGGGCAAGAAGTATTAGAATTTATCATGAAGATATTATTGTCAGAAGCAAACTTTATACGATTAACGGTTTTTCGGCCCATGCAGACCAGGGAGAATTAATTGAATGGATGAGGGAATTTAAAACACTTGAAAAAATATTTTTGATTCACGGGGAATATGACAAACAGGTAATTTTCCGCTCTGTCATTTTAAATGAAATGAATAAAAAAGCCCATATTGTAGAAGAAGGGGAAAAAATATATTTATGAAAAATAAAGCTTTTGGGCTGTGGAGGCTCTATGGTTGGAGCCGGGATATTTATTGTAATTGGAGAAGCCGGAAGTATTGCAGGAAATATTGTATGGGTTTCATTTGTAATTGGAGGGAATGAGTGTAATGTTTTATTTTGCCGAGCTTATCACTATTGCAGCAGTTACTAAGAGTTTTGGAGAATATGGAGCAAGGCTTTTTGGACATTCTTCAACTTCTCCTCCAATTATTAATATGTTTTTTGCTGTAGGGCTTACTTTCTTTGCTTATCAAGGTTTTAGCGTTATTACAAATACTATTGAAGATATGAAAAATTCCAAAAAAAATATCCTAAGAGCAATGCTTTTATCAATTTTAATTGTAATGATTTTATATGTGACAATTAGTATTACCGTTTTAGGAAATTTACCTTTAAAAGAAGTTATAATTATGCGTTAGCTCTTGCAGCAAAACCTGTATTAGGAGAACTTGGATTTAAAATTATGGCAAAAACGGCTCTTATTTCAACTGCAAGTGCAATAAATGCAACACTTTATGCAACTACACAAATAAGTTATACCTTAGCAAAAAACGGGGAACTTCCAAAAGAATATGAATATAATATTTTTCATTCCACTGAGGGTCTTTTCCTATAATTTTATTTTTAAATTTAACAGAAATTACAACTGTAGCAGCATTAAGTGTTTTAATAATTCAAGGCATTGTCCATTTAGGGCACTTAAGAGTGAACAGATGCGAACAAATATCTTGTTTTTCTCGCATTTTTTTTTATGTTTTTAGTGGTAATTTTAACTCTTTATTATATATGTATAAAAAATTTGAATGATTTTGGCAGTTTCAATTTTTTTGATTACCCTAATTTTTATTATATGGCAGCCAAAAGGTATTCAAATAGGTACAACTGCAGTGATTGGAGCTGTCGTTTCACTTATATTAGGAGTTGTAAGTTTTGAAGATATTATTGAAGTTATAAAAATAGTCTGGGATGCGACACTTGCTTTTATAGGAATTGTTATTCTTTCAATGGTTTTAGATAAATTAGGATTTTTTGAATATATGGCGATAAAAATAGCAAAACTTTCACGCGGAAACGGTAATTTAATGTTTATAAATTCTATGCTACTTGGGAGCGTAGTTTCTGCATTTTTTGCAAATGACGGAGCTGCACTTATTTTAACCCCTATTTTACTTTCGAAACTAAAAATGTTAAAACTAAATTTAAAAACAATAACTGCATTTTTACTCGCAGGCGGATTTATAAGTGATAGTGCATCACTTCCTTTTGTATTTTCAAACCTTACAAACATAGTAACAGCAGATTTTTTTCATATAGGATTTTTTGAATATTTTAAAAATATGTTTTTTCCTTTCATTGTAAGTACAATTGCATCAACTTTTATTTTATGGCTGTTTTTAAGAAAAAATATTCCAAATAAAATTGATATAGATTTACTGCCACCTGCAAAAAGTGTAATTAAAGATGAAAAACTATTTATTTTTTCTTTTTTCTTTTTAGCATTACTTTTAATAGGATATTTTATTGGAGATTTTTATCATATTCCTGTATCTGTTTTTGCTCTTGGAGGTGCTTTAATTTTCTTAATTATATCTCATAAAAAAGTTGTAGATGCAAAAGAAATCATTCTAACAGCTCCCTGGCAGATAGTATGGTTTAGTATTGGGCTTTATATTGTGGTATATGGACTAAAAAATGCAGGACTGACAGATTATTTAAGTATAATTTTAAAACATCTGCTTGAAATAAATAAAAATTTAGCAATTATTGCAACAGGATTTATATCTGCTTTTTTAAGCGCAGTTATGAATAATTTGCCGACCATTATGATTATGGATATTTCATTAAAGCATATAGGAAATGAAGCTATGATTTATGCAAATATTATCGGTTCAAACCTTGGACCTAAAATGACACCTTTTGGTTCTTTAGCAACACTTCTTTGGCTGCATGTATTAGAAAAAAAAGGTGTAAAAATTACATTTAAAGAATATACAAAATTTGGACTTATTATTACACCGCCTGTTCTTTTAATTGTGCTTTTAATATTAATATAAGGAGAAACAAAATGAAAAAAGTTTTAATAATGTGTACAGGAAACAGTTGCAGAAGTATTATAGGGGAAGCACTTGTAAATGCAAAACTTGAAGGAGTTGAGGCAAAAAGTGCAGGAGTAAAACCGGCAGGAAAAGTCAATCCAAATGCAAAAAGAGTTTTAGAAGAAAACGGAATATGGGATAATAATTATCATTCAAAACATTTAGATGAAGTAATAAACGATGATTTTAATTTAGTGGCAACAGTGTGTGACCATGCAAAAGAAACCTGCCCTATTTTCCCAAAACCGGTTCCTAAAATACATATAGGTTTTGAAGACCCTGATGGGAAAGATTATGAAGAATTTCAAAAAACATATAAAGAGATAGAAGAAAAACTTCTTCCTGAAATAAAAAATTTTTTTTTTCACCCCATAGGATATGGAATTACTTCTTGTATTTTTTTAATATCTTTTAAAATTTCTCTGTTTAGTTTAATTTCAGCAGCTTTAAGTGATGGTTCAAGCTGTTCAAGAGTTCTTGCTCCAATAATTGTAGAAGCCACAAAATCAAAATGTTTTGAATAAGCTACTGCCAGAGTGACAGGATGAATATTGTATTTTTTAGCAATTTCTAAAAACTTCTCAGTCGCTTTTAGGGTTTTTTCATTATAAAATCTTTTTGCATGGTTTCTGACACGGCTGTTTGGATAATTCAGATACATCATAAACCTTGAATCTTCTGGAATATAAGGGCTGTTATATTTTCCGCTTAAAATTCCCCCGGCTATCGGAGAATACGGAAGAAGTGAAACCTGCTCTTTTCTGCAAACATATTCAAGCTCGTCAAAAAATCTGGGATTTAGCACGCTGAAATTATTTTGAACACTCTCAAACCTTGCAAGTCCTTCATATTTTGCAACAGTGTTTGCTTTTGTAAGTCCATATGCAGTGTCATTGGAAGTTCCAATATATCTTACTTTTCCCTCTTTCACTAATTCATCAAAAGCCCTCATTGTCTCTTCAATTGGAACCACAGTATCAGGCCAGTGCTGTTGATAAAGGTCTATATAATCGCTCCCAAGCCTTTTTAAACTTCCTTCAACCGCCCTTTTTATATGAAACCTGTCCATTGCGGTTAAACCGTGACGGATTGGGGGAATATACCACCCGCTTGCCGCCCCTGCAACTTTACTGGCTATCATAATGCTATCTCTTTGTTTTGTTTTTAGCCACTCCCCTATTATTTTTTCAGTCTCTCCCGCATATTTTTCTTCAGGAGGTACAGGGTAAAGCTCGGCAGTGTCTATAAAGTTTATACCGCTGTCATATGCTTTATCTAAGATTCTAAAAGCCTCTTTTTTATCGCTCATACTTCCAAATGTCATTGTTCCTAAACTTAGAACACTGACTCTGAGTCCACTTTTTCCTATGTATCTGTATTCCAAAACAAACCTTTAAACCAAATTATCTGCTATATCAAATTCGTTTCTCATAATTTTAGGGAAAGTATTAAAATAAATATCTTTCGCTTTTTGTAAAGGTATTTTAATTTCATTTATTTTTATTTCATTTCCGCCAACAATTCCGGCTTTTTCATATTTTAACCCAAGGGTATTGCATAAATTTTCAAAACTTTCACAGTTTTCAGGTGCGATTTCTACAAAAGCCCTGCTTAAGCTCTCAGAGAATATATCAATAGGCTGTTTTATATTTACATTAATTTCAAGCCCTTTATTGCTTACACATGCCCATTTATATGCGGCAATTGCAAGTCCGCCAGTTGAGATATCTTTTGCACTTTCAATCAAATCGCTTTGAAGTACGCGCCAGAGTTTAAGCTCTTTTACAAAATCTACTTCGGGATGAACTCCAGCCACAATACTTCCAAAAACTTTCAGATACAGGCTTCCTCCAAATTCACTTTTGGTTTCCC
It encodes the following:
- a CDS encoding MBL fold metallo-hydrolase RNA specificity domain-containing protein, producing MILKKQAYEESHGAAKIVTGSMHILDTVKSRVLIDAGMFQGHDEYKNFEPLGFNPKEIDALFLTHAHLDHVGRIPLLYKYGFKGEVFAHPATFDIAKIVLLDAAKLQEEDYETKFKKAQRKGKEKLIRKPLYTVDEVKSIFKKMKKRKIEYNKSFKYKNLKVKYKDAGHILGSSFIEFTFEEFGLKKRVVFSGDLGNKNNNILPPLEKPTYADALFIESTYGDRLHKSFEESKTEFKKAVIQTLMNGGNVLIPTFAIERAQQILCLLKEMSDEKSLPKDAKVFLDSPMADKVTSVYKKWHKLLKKSCQKYKNHPFEFKQLRFVKDVEESKKINDIERGCVILAGSGMCNGGRILHHFKHRIWNPRNAVIFVGYQAVGTLGRDMIDGARSIRIYHEDIIVRSKLYTINGFSAHADQGELIEWMREFKTLEKIFLIHGEYDKQVIFRSVILNEMNKKAHIVEEGEKIYL
- a CDS encoding amino acid permease, whose product is MFYFAELITIAAVTKSFGEYGARLFGHSSTSPPIINMFFAVGLTFFAYQGFSVITNTIEDMKNSKKNILRAMLLSILIVMILYVTISITVLGNLPLKEVIIMR
- a CDS encoding DUF4010 domain-containing protein, with product MIPIDLLYFLIILSFSFLTGLELKTYKLSKQVQKPHFGSARTSTFIGILGFAFYKININLYILGYFSLTLLYAIHYYFKNQNLRTSILSFLVISLVYSFSGLLFTTKNIWSIAIIFVSIVFILNYKSHTKNIFSQINQNEIETFGKFILLSAVILPVLPKNPLPFIGISAFKIWLVVVIISAISYFSYIAQKFLFKNKSFLITGIFGGLYSSTATTVVLSKKAFSINAKDNVLSIINSSIILATSMMYLRLLVIAFIFNQNIFYKLLMPFLIFSLTGIIISFFLYKSNLNIEAPIDDRNPLELGTAFVFAILFVFMILITKFVTIHYGNLGLKILSFIVGFTDIDPFILSLITGKISININEIASAVIIAAGSNNILKALYSYIFSKKITFLASIFLIILGIITIIYGIII
- a CDS encoding aldolase, whose amino-acid sequence is MKKYIPADVPIGKKEEFLKNFLEITNNTGRLMLFAGDQKIEHLNNDFYGEGISQDDNNPEHLFKIAANAKIGVFATQFGLITRYANLYPDVPYLVKLNSKTNIIPYSAKDPYSKQMIDMKNVIELKNDMGVNIKGVGYTVYLGSEYEREMLSEAAKIVHDAHKNAMIAVLWMYPKGKFVKDEHDPHIIAGAAGVAACLGADFAKVKVPYKNGKFKPELLKEATSAAGNTGVLCEGGKKIDETEFLKELYAQIHIGGSRGNGTGRNIHQRPIDEAIKMANAIYAITCENKSVEDAIKILRRRK
- the ppsA gene encoding phosphoenolpyruvate synthase, with amino-acid sequence MSEFIKWFSEIGIKDVDEVGGKNASLGEMYNHLTPLGVNVPNGFAVTASAYRHYLEKNNLNEPLAQLFKNFNPDNIDELKKVGKTARNLIMKAKIPEDLKKEILENYHKLQEQYGEDVSLAVRSSATAEDSPTASFAGQNETYLNIKGEDNLLWAYKMCIASNFTDRSISYKYTHDFDPLKVYLSVVIMKMVRSDLGSSGVMFSIDTETGFRDVVFINAAWGLGENVVQGTINPDSFFVHKPTFKKGKKAVLKRKLGEKEKMMVFSKTLETANLAEQFTKNLKTPIEKRRRFAISDEEVLKLADWAIKIEEHYSEVNNHYTPMDMEWAKDGIDEKLYMVQARPETVHSQEKATEFEIYKLLEKGKVLLTGNAVGEKIGAGKVCIMHSMAEADKFEKGDVLVAPTTSPDWEPVMKIASAIITETGGRTCHAAIVSRELGKPAIVGAKNATKILKDNQPVTVSCSEGEVGKVYDGILKFQVEKVDISKLPRPKTKIMMNLGNPELAFSLAKLPVDGIGLARMEFIITNYIKAHPMAIKHTELLSETERALIDELAFPFDGDAQDFFIKTLSEGVATLAASVYPKKCIVRMSDFKSNEYANLLGGRHFEPVEDNPMLGFRGAARYTHPNYKEGFELECLAMKRAICEMGFENIVLMIPFCRRIDEAKRVKEAMIQNGLGNVPIYMMCEIPNNVIQIDKFLEIYDGISIGTNDLTQLTLGVDRDSQIVAFDYDERDEGAKKMVKMAVDGAKRHNKYNGLCGQAPSDYPDFAEFLVNIGIESMSLNPDSVLKIIKDIAEMEQK
- a CDS encoding arsenic transporter, which gives rise to MILAVSIFLITLIFIIWQPKGIQIGTTAVIGAVVSLILGVVSFEDIIEVIKIVWDATLAFIGIVILSMVLDKLGFFEYMAIKIAKLSRGNGNLMFINSMLLGSVVSAFFANDGAALILTPILLSKLKMLKLNLKTITAFLLAGGFISDSASLPFVFSNLTNIVTADFFHIGFFEYFKNMFFPFIVSTIASTFILWLFLRKNIPNKIDIDLLPPAKSVIKDEKLFIFSFFFLALLLIGYFIGDFYHIPVSVFALGGALIFLIISHKKVVDAKEIILTAPWQIVWFSIGLYIVVYGLKNAGLTDYLSIILKHLLEINKNLAIIATGFISAFLSAVMNNLPTIMIMDISLKHIGNEAMIYANIIGSNLGPKMTPFGSLATLLWLHVLEKKGVKITFKEYTKFGLIITPPVLLIVLLILI
- a CDS encoding aldo/keto reductase, producing MEYRYIGKSGLRVSVLSLGTMTFGSMSDKKEAFRILDKAYDSGINFIDTAELYPVPPEEKYAGETEKIIGEWLKTKQRDSIMIASKVAGAASGWYIPPIRHGLTAMDRFHIKRAVEGSLKRLGSDYIDLYQQHWPDTVVPIEETMRAFDELVKEGKVRYIGTSNDTAYGLTKANTVAKYEGLARFESVQNNFSVLNPRFFDELEYVCRKEQVSLLPYSPIAGGILSGKYNSPYIPEDSRFMMYLNYPNSRVRNHAKRFYNEKTLKATEKFLEIAKKYNIHPVTLAVAYSKHFDFVASTIIGARTLEQLEPSLKAAEIKLNREILKDIKKIQEVIPYPMG